The Ostrea edulis chromosome 1, xbOstEdul1.1, whole genome shotgun sequence genomic sequence TGTAACAAAAGAAATACCTCTCagaataaacttgaaatcatGTCATGTAAACTTTGCAGTTCTATTTCACAATACACAAGAGATTGTAATGAGATAATGAATCGTATGAGACAATGAATCACCACGCATTTCAAAAGTAGATGAAAACATTCCTTATTTAAATTAATGTGCAATATCTATTTTTATGAAACTGTGACGATAGGTCGTTTTCTCTGACGACGAACGCTGGAAATGGCTGGCTCCTTTGAGGAACTGTTGAAAGAGATGCAAGCAATCCACGTAAAGCTAAACAGACAAGAAGAAGTTTTAAGCGTTATATCAGGAAAACTAGACCAACCAGTAAAAATTGATAACAACATTCGCTACTGTCGTCATGGTTACGAGGCCAGTGACGAGACGTCAACTGATTCGTTGTCATGTTGTTCGAATACCGAAAGCACAGGTATGTACCAAGGTATACACAGGTATGTACCAAGGTATAATGTTTAGCTGCTTGCATATCGTTAGTCAACCTCCCGGCACTAACTCCATTTCCAGAGGGTTTTTGGCACTGTCATTGCGACGTAAAGCGGAAGTAAATTTCATTAAGCAAATATCTTAAGAATGTGAGGCTAAATATGACATTAAgaaatttaaatcattacttttATTAGTTTCTTGATTGTTGTagtcttatatttttttttatatcatcaaTGTACATGTTATATTATTGATAAACAATTTGAACTTTTCAATGTGTAATTCTCAAATGATAAGGCCCTATTCGCCTACCAAAATCGACATTCCTGCTTTTTCAAAAGTAAATGTATTTTGTTGTGTCGCAGAATGACACGAGCCGGAAGTATTACGTCACATGTACAAACACTTGCATGTTTCTCACAATAGTAGCAAATctttacaaaaaaatctttgacTAAAAGTGAACATGGATATACGTTTCATCCTCGGCATTTCAGTAATGGCTCCTGGGGATTAATCATGGATTAAAGAAAACGTAGCTAATGTAGTCCAATAGTTTGTGCTATTTCAAGCTTGTTGAATTTGAGTTTTTGTTTTAGAATCGACATATGATACGTTTTTGAAGTCGGAACACATGAAATTTGTGGAGCGTTTACATATCAACTCCGTATTGGACAACCTGTTGGAAGATCATGTTCTATCGCCATCAGATCACGAGAACATCCGACAGCTGAACCACAACCGAAAAGATCAGGTTCGCTTTCTTCTAATGCGTCTTCGTCGGTATGGTCCATATGTATTTCAGCGCTTCAAGAAAACCCTCGATAAGACAGACATTGAATGCAAAAATTCCATTTCTGATGATCAGCTGCACAGGAAATGTACAAATTTAGAATGTGTCTTTTGCCTCATAGCAAAACGTGTTGACGTCAGAGATTCCATAGATCTGCTCTACAGCAAGGGCTTGGTACATCAGGGAACAATGGAAGCCATGTTGTGCTGCCTCCTACCGTCGGAAACTATCTGGAAAATGGCTTTCATGAATATTCGTGAACATGGAGACCTACAAAAACATATCGAAACAATACAAGAAGCTATACctaaacagtactcagacatTAAAGAAAACCTGCATCACGTGCATGAATTACACATGTGCAATTCGTGTCAAGGTGTGAAACTTTTTTCAACATTCAAAAACAACCAGAACACTAGCAAGTTTGACACCTTGCCCACGGTGTGTAAAGAAGAAGCGTCAGTGTcgattaaattttcaaatcaagcTAGTACTATGGGAAAAGATAAAAGATTCGGAGGACGGTCGGAAAGTGACGAATGTGAGGATGGCTTTAAAAACATAACATCAGAAGAACAAGAcagagaaaatgaagatataGTGGAGCTCAGATCGAAGAAATCTGACCATAGAAGATTTGGATTTGCTCCGGAGTCTATGAGCAGCACCGGTACACAAACTCTAGACGATTTGTTGCGTTTCCACGAAGATTGGCTTGATTCAGGTGACTCTACAGTTACTAGTACTTCAAAGAGAGACCTGCGCCGCACGCAATCAGACGGAGGAGATACAAATCATATTCTTTCTTCCATTCGTATCCGTCGAAGTCAGTCTGACCGAAAGAAGAAAGAAACCACACACAAATCACAACAATTAGGAAGATCTCTATTTCAAAACCGGGAAAAAGTACTTTCTCCGTCAAACACCAGGAAAAAACTTAATTTGTGTCCATCAGGAAAACAATCTCAACCAGAAACAAGTCCTTTGCATTACAGAAGAAATAATGTCCATGATCCTCCCATTCCTCCGTCAAATATTGAGAAAGAACCGTATCCATTTAGGACGACGGTTCAGCGATCATATAGCGACAGAAGAGAGATCCGCAGATCCCCTGAAAGGAGGAGGAGACATACGCTGTCCGGAGCGCATTACACCGTGAACATTGATCAACAGTTTTAGTGATTATAACCTTCATGCCATATAGTTAGTCTCTTCTTTACTATCGGAAGTAAATGTCCAAAACATGAATGGTTGTGGGGTGATAAAATTACTGAATAAAACAATTCCTTTACTGTCCATTATCACCCTTGCTTTATATTAATTCATTCGAATAATAAATTCATGGCATATAATACAAGTTGCACGAGTACAGGTTCATGCATGTATACTTATTTGCCAAGTGACCTACAGAATTGATAGAGGGTGGTTAAGAAccagagagagagcgagagagatcgagatcgagagagagagagagagagagatcaaaGGATCTATACCATGGAGAGGTGATATCATAATGTGAAGATGAAGCAGAATCCCTAGTGTCCGTAAAGAAAGCTCACATCTAGTCCAATTTAAAAGGAGCTCGAGAGAAAACACAAGCCATCAACCATAGCTAGGCATTTattaatctcggttgagattcggctcggctgaatatttggactgacgccttcaccgaatctcggagcagtccttcataattcatgtctggaaagtTACTATCAGTTTCGACTGGTTCTAgtaattaatgtgcacttaagTGGCACTGCTGTTTGCTTCAAATTAGTTAGTTGACTATCAAACTaatctgtatcactattaatgctgtacgtattacttaccgtctaaatatgtaaattccataaaataaaccatcacttatttttccgttcaaatgaagacttctttggcgcaatattttatctcccaaaattgatgagttcctatagtttttttttttaattagcgaaatgcaagtaggtatgaagagatacaatgtatcagtaactatataaagcagactataggagctcttcaattccaggagataaaatattgcgccatagaaatcttcatttgaacggaaaaataAGTGATGgtttatgaattatgaaggactgctcccagattcggtgaaggcgtcagtccaaatattcagccgagccgaatctcaaccacGATTAGGCATTTATAACCCACAGCTCATTTGTGTGTAGCTCAAAGAAATGTTTCAACCCATTAGCGTTGAATAAGGTTATACACCTGTACTTTCggaataaaaacaacaatgaatGTCGATTCTGATCCTGTGAGACAAAGCTGGTCTCGTGCATTAATGTCTGGGGGCTGGTAATTGTAAGCATGTTAGCAAGATACTtaattgatatgatatattaaaTGATTTCTCCAATGCTTTCATTGACAATAAGTTGGCAATTCGACCAAATCTTCACCATTAGCATGGTCTATATAAGACTCTAATCAATACAACGGTTATTTTATGGCCATATGCGTTTGCAGAAAGTTAACTtaggaaaatacatgtataaatttaaattacggggggggggggggggtcatcttCAGTTCATGTGAAATTTTGTGCCACCGAAATGCATTGACGCAAACCGCGGTCAATATGGACCGTGGCTTGAGATAATGCCGAAGTGAAAAGTTTTAGCTGGTGTTATAACTGATTTTGGCCGTGTAAGATCAGTGCCGATCTTGACTTCTCGTTTAAAGCATCGATCTATACCTTCAAAATGTTTCGTGGCTACAGTATGTTGATGATAGGAAAATGCGCTTGTGTATTGGCATCAGTTCAATAGAGGATGAGGACGTATTATTCAAGAAATCCTTAGCTAAAGTCATGGTACAGTGGGGGGATTTTTGCCTTATACATATGACCTACAGGGATATGTCGGACACTCAAGGTCATCTTCAGGGAGATATCTGGTAAACTCAATGCCATCTGTAGGGAAATGCCAGGTATTCAATGTTATATAAGAGAAATATCAATGTCATCTAAAGGGAAATGTCAGGTTCTCAATGTCATCTATAGGAAGATGCCAGATACTCAATGTTATCTACTGGGAAATGACAGGTTCTTAAGGTCATCTAAAGGCAGATGTCTGGCACTCGAGGTCATCTACTAGGAAATGTCGGGTACTCAATGTTATCAGAAAACTGGGTACATAGTAAACACTGAACATCACATCCACGATGTTGATCGGCTAGAGGATAGGACGTTCGCTTCACAACAGGGAAGTTCGGGTCCGATCAGGGCGTCACGTCAAACTTAGGAACTCTTCATAATACAGGTATGTGACTGTTCCATCACCACTATTCGTATATAGGAAGTGGAAGTCACGgctctttcggatatgaccttaaaaacggaggtcacgGTGGATCGGCTGTACACGCCGTGCTTTAGGTTAAAATTGGTGCACGTGACCTAAAACTTGGTGACGCTTGGACTAccccacaggtgcttgggttcaggacccctcCCCCCGAAAAACCTACATGAATTCATAGACCCATACTATTATTGTTACAGACAAAATGACCAATTCCTGTGTTTCTCCGTGTTTCTACATACGCTCCAAggcgttttttgtttttttttaagtatatGCCCCACACTACAATTTAAACAACTATTATGTTTTGTTGGAGATTTTAAAAACGTTTGTTGTTTCAATGTAAAAACTTATATAGATACAGCATGCGCGAATCTAGagggggtcgggggggggggggtccaaggaatttgcaaagataaaaaaaattacaatataacgagttataagaaaaatgatttgattgttattatattataaatatttctgaattaacTTTCTTAGTATTGTAATGTCATTATGAGGTTAGAATCAAATCacaaatgttattcgagtttctAAACGAATCTAAACAGGAACGATTTGTTTAATATCCTATTACGAGTGATTGACGTCATAATCTTGTCATTATGCTACTGCATCGTCATAAAGTCATCGGCTTTAGTATATCTCTGCTTCAGACTCAATGTGACAGACTAGTATTCGTTTATCGTTCTAAGTAAATATTAATAGAATTCTCTCACAGTAATCCGATTATCATTTCCTTCCAATTTTAACACTTGCTTAGTAATAGATGCAAAAGATATCATGGGTAAAAGGGATTTTGATCTTTTACATGTCTCTTTACTGAAATCAGCAGCAAAAGGTTGGCAATCCTTGTAGCTCAATGTATCTTTAAGATACGCAAATTGCAAGAAAGACTACACCTATGATCTGAGTGTTATGAGGTCCGATATATTGCCCACAGATGATAATCTGGACAAAATTGCCGAGGCGCTTATCCAGAAGATGGCCTAGTAGATATTTGTCCTGTGAAAGTGTACGGGGATGGCAATTACTTCTATAGGACCCTCTCTAAAACCATTTTTGGTCATGAAGAGAGACATGTCGAACTTCGTGTCATGACCGTATAAAAACTTGTAAAAAATTCGAGAAAGTATGCGTCACAGGCAACTTACGACAAGATGTGTTCTCATCCCACAAGTGTACAATATGTTGTGGAGACGTCAGTATCGGACATATCATTTGTACCGGGGAATTTTCTCAAGTCGATTCAGAATGAAACTCTAAATTCAATCAAATCAGGGGAATATCAAATTGTTCTTTGATTCATTTTTTCGCAGCGGCAAATGCCCTGAATCATCCAATATATAGCATTTATCcaacaatacaaaatgttgCTGTAAACAGACATTTTCTTCATCAAGAAATAAAGCCATTTTCAGATGAAAAGGTACGTCAGGGTTCCCCCATCTACATCATGTGGTCACACACTGAAAATAGCAAACCAAACAATTGGTCAACAAATCATTTTGTGGTTTGTTTCCCAGTTTTACCTACTGAATCCAATGAAATGAAGGAGCCTGCCCATAAAAAGTCAAAACGTTGTATTGATTCAGATGATACCCCGGAAATCACCATGGACTCACAAAATGAAAAGACGGATATTAAATCTGATGacaatgaatttattaagaCAACAGAACATGATAAAGATAAAACATCTTTTGACGATTCGGATATTTCTGATCTTGGTAAAATTGTAACAGGTGCAATAAAGTTGAACACAATATCCTCAGCTGAAAAGATAAGTTATATTCAGAATCAGCCCTTGCCAGACGATGTCGCCAAGTTAAAAACAGGCCGTGCTCAAACAA encodes the following:
- the LOC125659161 gene encoding uncharacterized protein LOC125659161 isoform X2, with protein sequence MVTRPVTRRQLIRCHVVRIPKAQVCTKVYTESTYDTFLKSEHMKFVERLHINSVLDNLLEDHVLSPSDHENIRQLNHNRKDQVRFLLMRLRRYGPYVFQRFKKTLDKTDIECKNSISDDQLHRKCTNLECVFCLIAKRVDVRDSIDLLYSKGLVHQGTMEAMLCCLLPSETIWKMAFMNIREHGDLQKHIETIQEAIPKQYSDIKENLHHVHELHMCNSCQGVKLFSTFKNNQNTSKFDTLPTVCKEEASVSIKFSNQASTMGKDKRFGGRSESDECEDGFKNITSEEQDRENEDIVELRSKKSDHRRFGFAPESMSSTGTQTLDDLLRFHEDWLDSGDSTVTSTSKRDLRRTQSDGGDTNHILSSIRIRRSQSDRKKKETTHKSQQLGRSLFQNREKVLSPSNTRKKLNLCPSGKQSQPETSPLHYRRNNVHDPPIPPSNIEKEPYPFRTTVQRSYSDRREIRRSPERRRRHTLSGAHYTVNIDQQF
- the LOC125659161 gene encoding uncharacterized protein LOC125659161 isoform X1; this translates as MAGSFEELLKEMQAIHVKLNRQEEVLSVISGKLDQPVKIDNNIRYCRHGYEASDETSTDSLSCCSNTESTESTYDTFLKSEHMKFVERLHINSVLDNLLEDHVLSPSDHENIRQLNHNRKDQVRFLLMRLRRYGPYVFQRFKKTLDKTDIECKNSISDDQLHRKCTNLECVFCLIAKRVDVRDSIDLLYSKGLVHQGTMEAMLCCLLPSETIWKMAFMNIREHGDLQKHIETIQEAIPKQYSDIKENLHHVHELHMCNSCQGVKLFSTFKNNQNTSKFDTLPTVCKEEASVSIKFSNQASTMGKDKRFGGRSESDECEDGFKNITSEEQDRENEDIVELRSKKSDHRRFGFAPESMSSTGTQTLDDLLRFHEDWLDSGDSTVTSTSKRDLRRTQSDGGDTNHILSSIRIRRSQSDRKKKETTHKSQQLGRSLFQNREKVLSPSNTRKKLNLCPSGKQSQPETSPLHYRRNNVHDPPIPPSNIEKEPYPFRTTVQRSYSDRREIRRSPERRRRHTLSGAHYTVNIDQQF